In the Oryzias latipes chromosome 23, ASM223467v1 genome, one interval contains:
- the tspan11 gene encoding tetraspanin-11 isoform X2 → MSALHKDEQGDWQTVCLKYLLFIFNFLFWMGGAAVLGVGVWTLVEKSDYLSLLASSTFAVSAYILILAGSLVVVTGFLGCCAVIRERRRCLSVYFFFLLVIFLIELVAGVLAYVYYQRLSEELKQHLNQTMSENYAQPGKEAITAAVDRLQQDFKCCGSNNSQDWAHSVYISSIAAEQRVVPDSCCKTITHACGKRDHPSNIYKVEGGCITKLEQFLADHLLVIGAVGIGVACLQICGMVFTCCLYRRIKIDPY, encoded by the exons ATGTCGGCCCTTCACAAAGATGAGCAGGGGGACTGGCAGACCGTGTGCCTCAAatatctgctttttatttttaactttctcTTTTGG ATGGGTGGAGCTGCTGTTTTGGGTGTAGGAGTCTGGACACTGGTGGAGAAGAGCGACTACTTAAGTCTGCTGGCTTCCAGCACCTTCGCCGTCTCTGCATATATCCTCATCCTGGCTGGAAGTCTGGTGGTGGTTACTGGCTTTTTGGGTTGCTGTGCCGTCATCCGGGAGCGCAGAAGATGTTTGTCTGTG tatttcttcttccttttggTTATCTTCTTGATTGAACTGGTGGCTGGAGTTCTGGCGTATGTGTACTATCAGAGG CTGAGTGAAGAGCTAAAGCAGCATCTGAACCAAACCATGTCAGAGAATTATGCTCAGCCTGGGAAGGAGGCCATCACAGCAGCTGTAGACAGACTACAACAAGAT TTTAAATGCTGTGGCAGCAACAACTCCCAGGATTGGGCGCACAGCGTGTACATCTCATCAATCGCGGCAGAGCAAAGAGTGGTCCCTGATAGCTGCTGTAAGACTATTACCCATGCGTGTGGCAAGAGAGACCACCCCTCCAACATCTACAAGGTGGAG GGTGGTTGCATTACTAAGCTGGAACAGTTTCTAGCAGACCACTTGTTAGTCATTGGTGCTGTGGGGATCGGAGTGGCTTGTCTTCAG ATCTGTGGGATGGTGTTCACCTGCTGCTTGTACAGACGGATCAAGATTGACCCTTACTGA
- the tspan11 gene encoding tetraspanin-11 isoform X1 has protein sequence MSALHKDEQGDWQTVCLKYLLFIFNFLFWMGGAAVLGVGVWTLVEKSDYLSLLASSTFAVSAYILILAGSLVVVTGFLGCCAVIRERRRCLSVYFFFLLVIFLIELVAGVLAYVYYQRLSEELKQHLNQTMSENYAQPGKEAITAAVDRLQQDFKCCGSNNSQDWAHSVYISSIAAEQRVVPDSCCKTITHACGKRDHPSNIYKVEGGCITKLEQFLADHLLVIGAVGIGVACLQLHLLLLKTSRMTGQKKGAPG, from the exons ATGTCGGCCCTTCACAAAGATGAGCAGGGGGACTGGCAGACCGTGTGCCTCAAatatctgctttttatttttaactttctcTTTTGG ATGGGTGGAGCTGCTGTTTTGGGTGTAGGAGTCTGGACACTGGTGGAGAAGAGCGACTACTTAAGTCTGCTGGCTTCCAGCACCTTCGCCGTCTCTGCATATATCCTCATCCTGGCTGGAAGTCTGGTGGTGGTTACTGGCTTTTTGGGTTGCTGTGCCGTCATCCGGGAGCGCAGAAGATGTTTGTCTGTG tatttcttcttccttttggTTATCTTCTTGATTGAACTGGTGGCTGGAGTTCTGGCGTATGTGTACTATCAGAGG CTGAGTGAAGAGCTAAAGCAGCATCTGAACCAAACCATGTCAGAGAATTATGCTCAGCCTGGGAAGGAGGCCATCACAGCAGCTGTAGACAGACTACAACAAGAT TTTAAATGCTGTGGCAGCAACAACTCCCAGGATTGGGCGCACAGCGTGTACATCTCATCAATCGCGGCAGAGCAAAGAGTGGTCCCTGATAGCTGCTGTAAGACTATTACCCATGCGTGTGGCAAGAGAGACCACCCCTCCAACATCTACAAGGTGGAG GGTGGTTGCATTACTAAGCTGGAACAGTTTCTAGCAGACCACTTGTTAGTCATTGGTGCTGTGGGGATCGGAGTGGCTTGTCTTCAG